A region of Lycium barbarum isolate Lr01 chromosome 3, ASM1917538v2, whole genome shotgun sequence DNA encodes the following proteins:
- the LOC132631406 gene encoding uncharacterized protein LOC132631406 has protein sequence MTGVTWECLVNEGMHAGNRSVVLVNEAFIRARHEIDDLRGQLDAQGRETEKYQHLLREKEEELNRAVMLANLHPELDAVKDENRRLKSDLAAMTDYNRSLEAEKIGLRRDKTQFSLRLDELETTVSQLRGELDSVKADATGLTERNRQLESEAALFNERSRVLEEKVEERARLCEGLRTELEEAINANDTFKAELNAANLTRDDLERNRAHLETKLARTEADLEEAWKSVEAPWLAKFLMWQPPFGDFVKVWPVAFDFAKRLFI, from the exons ATGACCGGGGTTACTTGGGAATGCCTTGTTAatgagggcatgcacgcgggcaaccgg agtgtggtgctggtCAATGAGGCTTTCATTCGTGCCCGACACGAGATAGACGATCTTCGGGGCCAACTCGATGCTCAGGGCCGAGAGACAGAAAAATATCAACACCTTCTTCGAGAGAAGGAAGAAGAATTAAACCGGGCGGTCATGCTGGCCAACCTCCACCCCGAGCTTGATGCGGTTAAGGACGAAAACCGTCGATTGAAGAGTGATCTGGCCGCCATGACTGATTACAATCGGAGCCTCGAGGCCGAGAAGATCGGCCTTCGCAGGGATAAAACCCAATTTTCTTTGCGGTTAGATGAACTCGAGACCACGGTTTCCCAACTTCGGGGAGAACTTGACTCGGTGAAGGCTGATGCTACGGGCTTGACGGAGAGGAACCGGCAGCTTGAGTCCGAGGCTGCTTTGTTCAACGAGCGCAGCAGGGTGCTCGAAGAGAAAGTCGAGGAGCGGGCTCGGTTATGCGAGGGCCTTAGAACTGAGCTTGAGGAGGCGATTAACGCTAATGATACCTTTAAGGCCGAGCTGAATGCGGCCAATCTTACGAGGGATGATCTTGAGAGGAACCGAGCTCATTTGGAAACCAAACTGGCCAGGACTGAGGCCGATTTGGAGGAAGCTTGGAAAAGTGTGGAGGCG CCTTGGCTAGCAAAGTTTTTGATGTGGCAGCCCCCCTTTGGGGATTTTGTCAAAGTTTGGCCAGTTGCCTttgattttgcaaaacgtttGTTCATATGA